The following proteins come from a genomic window of Candidatus Bipolaricaulis sibiricus:
- a CDS encoding Transcriptional regulator, MarR family, with product MVAEQTGRADERLGHLLMQVSKLLRDRVHTRMEGIGLSRGQGFILFRLGHEDGLPQTELARQTMVRPATLTEVLQRMESAGLVERRPDPADGRVSRVFLTPQGEAARRQAEEIWRELEADLNAIMTAEERAALRVLLGKLRSALGTEAP from the coding sequence ATGGTTGCGGAGCAAACAGGACGGGCTGACGAGCGGCTGGGGCACCTTCTCATGCAGGTGTCCAAGCTCCTCCGCGACCGGGTCCACACCCGGATGGAGGGGATCGGGCTCAGCCGCGGCCAGGGGTTCATCCTGTTCCGGCTGGGCCACGAGGACGGTCTCCCCCAGACCGAGCTCGCCCGGCAGACGATGGTCCGCCCGGCGACCCTCACCGAGGTCCTCCAGCGGATGGAGAGCGCGGGCCTCGTCGAGCGGCGGCCGGACCCAGCGGACGGCCGGGTGTCGCGGGTCTTCCTCACCCCGCAGGGAGAGGCGGCGCGGCGCCAGGCAGAGGAGATCTGGCGGGAGCTCGAGGCCGATCTGAACGCGATCATGACCGCGGAGGAGCGGGCCGCGCTGCGAGTGCTCCTCGGGAAGCTCCGGAGTGCTCTCGGCACGGAGGCACCGTGA
- a CDS encoding Asparagine synthetase [glutamine-hydrolyzing] codes for MPSRTWFAALPAVIYHLESFDALLVRSSVVNYLAAQLASDHVGAVLSGEGGDELFAGYDYIKRIPPSEIPGELEDIVLRLHNTAFQRVDRCAYAHGLVPFVPFADLDVVRYALSIPPEYEVHHRHGVAVEKWILRRAFQGLLPDAVLWRPKAKFWQGAGVATLLAEHAETSVTDADYRRERVLPNGWRLHSKEELLYYRIFREHFGRIPNLSWMGRTKRVSEGGGQSPESGPPPPVT; via the coding sequence TTGCCCAGCAGGACCTGGTTTGCGGCGCTGCCCGCGGTCATCTACCACCTCGAGTCGTTCGACGCGCTGCTCGTGCGGTCATCGGTGGTGAACTACCTCGCTGCCCAGCTCGCCTCCGACCACGTGGGCGCGGTTCTCTCGGGCGAAGGGGGTGACGAGCTGTTCGCGGGGTACGACTACATCAAACGAATCCCCCCAAGCGAGATTCCCGGCGAGCTTGAGGATATCGTGCTGCGCCTCCACAACACTGCCTTCCAGCGCGTGGACCGGTGTGCCTACGCCCACGGACTGGTCCCGTTCGTTCCGTTCGCGGATCTGGACGTGGTGAGGTACGCCCTGAGCATCCCGCCGGAGTACGAGGTCCACCACCGTCACGGCGTCGCGGTCGAGAAGTGGATTCTCCGTCGGGCGTTCCAGGGTTTGCTTCCCGATGCCGTCCTGTGGCGGCCGAAGGCCAAGTTCTGGCAGGGGGCGGGAGTGGCGACCCTCCTCGCTGAGCACGCCGAGACGTCGGTCACGGACGCGGATTACCGCCGCGAGCGCGTGCTCCCCAACGGGTGGCGGCTTCACAGCAAGGAGGAGCTCCTCTACTACCGCATCTTCCGCGAGCACTTCGGGAGAATCCCCAACCTCAGCTGGATGGGGCGAACGAAGCGCGTGTCCGAGGGGGGCGGGCAGAGTCCCGAGTCGGGACCGCCGCCTCCTGTGACATAG
- a CDS encoding Heterodimeric efflux ABC transporter, permease/ATP-binding subunit 1 codes for MRSLVRMFRFVRPYRWYAVGALALLLGMVGADLLIPRLTQRIIDQGIAAGNLGVVATTSLAMIGAALLSTLFAVANTILSVRVGQGFAHDVRSAVMRKVQTFSFANLDRLQTGQLIVRTTSDVSMVEMIVAMSLRILTRAPVWVLGSIVLLVLTSRQLAWMLAAFVPVIVLLVVAFVGRARPMFLAVQQQLDRLNTVLQENLAGGRVVKAFVREEHEAARFDRENVALMRKNIEVMTFFAVIGPTMTLLVNLGVVGAVWLGGRAAIGGAMTVGQVVASVNYLTMALFPMMLIAMMMGPLSAAEASASRIREVLEATPDVEERPGAGAWPATERRGARVAFEDVSFSYNGEPVLRGVSLVAEPGETVAILGATGSGKSTLIHLIPRFYDVTAGRVTVDGVDVRELSLLSLRREIGVALQEAVLFTGTVRDNIRFGRPEATDDEVVAAARAAQAHGFIVELPQGYDTVVGERGVNLSGGQRQRIAIARALLVRPRILILDDSTSAVDIETEIKLQDALDRLMAEDHSATRFVVAQRISTVLLADKIVVLDSGRVAAIGTHSTLLRESPIYRDIYASQLGDGEVADGL; via the coding sequence GTGAGGTCCCTCGTTCGGATGTTCCGGTTCGTGCGCCCGTACCGGTGGTACGCGGTGGGCGCGCTCGCCCTCCTCCTCGGGATGGTGGGGGCGGACCTCCTCATCCCCCGCCTCACGCAGCGGATCATCGACCAGGGGATCGCTGCCGGGAACCTGGGGGTCGTCGCCACCACGTCGCTCGCGATGATCGGGGCGGCGCTCCTTTCGACCCTGTTCGCGGTCGCGAACACGATCCTCTCGGTCCGGGTCGGGCAGGGGTTCGCCCACGACGTGCGGAGCGCGGTGATGCGGAAGGTCCAGACGTTCTCGTTCGCAAACCTCGATCGCCTCCAGACCGGACAGCTCATCGTGCGCACGACGAGCGACGTCTCGATGGTGGAGATGATCGTGGCGATGTCCCTGCGGATCCTCACCCGGGCCCCGGTGTGGGTCCTGGGGAGCATCGTCCTCCTCGTCCTCACCAGCCGCCAGCTGGCGTGGATGCTCGCCGCGTTCGTCCCGGTGATCGTCCTCCTCGTGGTCGCCTTCGTCGGCCGCGCCCGGCCGATGTTCCTCGCCGTCCAGCAGCAGCTCGATCGCCTGAACACCGTGCTCCAGGAGAACCTGGCCGGGGGGCGGGTGGTGAAGGCGTTCGTCCGCGAGGAGCACGAGGCGGCGCGCTTCGACCGCGAGAACGTGGCCTTGATGCGGAAGAACATCGAGGTGATGACGTTCTTCGCCGTGATCGGCCCGACGATGACCCTCCTCGTGAACCTGGGCGTGGTGGGGGCGGTGTGGCTCGGAGGGCGGGCGGCGATCGGGGGTGCGATGACCGTGGGCCAGGTCGTGGCGTCGGTCAACTACCTCACGATGGCCCTGTTCCCGATGATGCTCATCGCGATGATGATGGGCCCCCTGTCCGCGGCCGAGGCGTCCGCGTCGCGGATCCGGGAGGTGCTGGAGGCCACCCCAGACGTGGAAGAACGGCCGGGGGCGGGGGCCTGGCCAGCCACGGAACGGCGCGGGGCCCGGGTCGCGTTCGAGGACGTTTCCTTCTCGTACAACGGGGAACCGGTCCTGCGCGGGGTGAGCCTCGTTGCCGAGCCGGGGGAGACGGTGGCGATCCTCGGGGCCACCGGGTCCGGGAAGTCCACCCTCATCCACCTCATCCCCCGCTTCTACGACGTGACGGCGGGCCGGGTGACGGTGGACGGGGTCGACGTGCGAGAGCTGTCCCTCCTCTCCCTCCGCCGCGAGATCGGGGTCGCCCTCCAGGAGGCGGTCCTGTTCACGGGGACGGTGCGGGACAACATCCGCTTCGGCCGCCCGGAGGCCACGGACGACGAGGTGGTCGCCGCCGCCCGGGCCGCCCAGGCCCACGGGTTCATCGTCGAGCTCCCTCAGGGGTACGACACGGTGGTCGGCGAGCGGGGCGTGAACCTGTCCGGCGGCCAGCGCCAAAGGATCGCGATCGCGCGGGCGCTCCTCGTCCGGCCGCGGATCCTCATCCTCGACGACAGCACGAGCGCGGTGGACATCGAGACCGAGATCAAGCTCCAGGACGCCCTGGACCGGCTGATGGCCGAGGATCACTCGGCGACGCGGTTCGTCGTCGCCCAGCGGATCTCGACCGTGCTCCTCGCGGACAAGATCGTCGTCCTGGACAGCGGGCGGGTGGCAGCGATCGGGACCCACAGCACCCTCCTCCGGGAGAGCCCGATCTACCGCGACATCTACGCCTCCCAGCTCGGGGACGGGGAGGTGGCCGATGGCCTCTGA
- a CDS encoding 6-phosphofructokinase has translation MRRIAVLTSGGDAPGMNAAIRAVVRTGIAQGWEVLGVRRGYAGLAGGEMALLGARDVGGILQLGGTILGSARCPEFRTESGRRRALQALRAAGVEALVVIGGNGSQTGAYELSRLGFPVVGVASTIDNDLAGSDITIGVDTALNVALEAIDRLKTTASSHGRAFLVEVMGRHCGYLALMAGIAGGAEAVVIPEVETDPEALAHELHEAYERGKSHSLVVVAEGATYNAARLADYFHANEKRLGFELRVTILGHVQRGGAPGAFDRLLATRLGAAAVDVLARGEHDVLVGWVRGEVAATPLGDVAGTAKALDARLLALAQVLAR, from the coding sequence ATGAGGCGGATCGCTGTTCTCACCAGCGGCGGCGACGCCCCGGGGATGAACGCGGCGATCCGCGCCGTGGTACGGACCGGGATTGCCCAGGGCTGGGAGGTGCTCGGTGTCCGGCGGGGCTACGCCGGCCTGGCCGGCGGGGAGATGGCCTTGCTGGGCGCGCGGGACGTGGGCGGGATCCTCCAGCTCGGGGGGACAATCCTCGGGAGCGCGCGGTGCCCCGAGTTCCGCACCGAGTCCGGCCGGCGGCGGGCCCTACAGGCGTTGCGCGCCGCTGGGGTCGAGGCCCTGGTAGTGATCGGCGGCAACGGTTCCCAGACTGGGGCTTACGAGCTGTCCAGACTGGGGTTCCCGGTGGTGGGGGTGGCGTCGACGATCGACAACGACCTCGCGGGGTCCGACATCACGATTGGGGTAGATACCGCCCTCAACGTGGCCCTCGAAGCGATCGACCGCCTCAAGACCACCGCCTCGTCCCACGGGAGGGCGTTCCTGGTGGAGGTCATGGGGCGCCACTGCGGCTACCTGGCCCTGATGGCGGGGATCGCCGGTGGGGCGGAGGCGGTGGTGATCCCCGAGGTCGAGACGGACCCCGAGGCTCTCGCCCACGAGCTGCACGAGGCGTACGAGCGGGGGAAGAGCCACTCCCTGGTCGTGGTCGCCGAGGGGGCGACGTACAACGCGGCGCGGCTTGCCGACTACTTCCACGCGAACGAGAAGCGGCTGGGGTTCGAGCTGCGGGTGACGATCCTCGGCCACGTCCAGCGGGGTGGGGCCCCGGGGGCGTTCGATCGCCTGCTCGCCACGCGCCTCGGGGCCGCGGCCGTAGACGTGCTGGCCCGCGGTGAGCACGACGTGCTCGTCGGCTGGGTCCGCGGCGAGGTGGCGGCCACCCCCCTGGGGGACGTGGCGGGGACGGCGAAGGCCCTCGACGCGAGGCTCCTCGCGCTGGCCCAGGTCCTCGCCCGGTGA
- a CDS encoding 16S rRNA (guanine(966)-N(2))-methyltransferase produces MRIGAGEYRGHRLTGPRGAGIRPLRDRVRLALFDTVRELVPGAQFLDLFAGTGAVGLEALSRGAAHAVFVEGSSSAGRVIRENIGRLGCASRSEVIEGDVFTALRALVRRGRAFDLVFIGAPYGTGLAPRTVEALAELRPLNAGAVVVAETFHKELIADRYGPLVLEQRRTYGETVLSLYRFVPEDSGS; encoded by the coding sequence GTGAGGATCGGGGCAGGCGAGTACCGAGGGCACAGGTTGACCGGTCCCCGCGGGGCAGGGATCCGCCCCCTGCGGGATCGGGTACGGCTGGCATTGTTCGACACGGTGCGGGAGCTGGTACCGGGGGCTCAGTTCCTCGACCTGTTCGCCGGGACAGGGGCCGTCGGTCTGGAAGCCCTTTCGCGCGGTGCGGCCCACGCTGTGTTCGTGGAAGGCTCCTCCAGCGCCGGGCGCGTGATCCGGGAGAACATCGGGCGCCTCGGGTGCGCATCCCGCTCCGAAGTCATCGAAGGAGACGTCTTCACCGCCCTGCGGGCACTCGTTCGTCGGGGAAGGGCGTTCGACCTCGTGTTCATCGGCGCTCCGTACGGCACGGGGCTCGCCCCACGCACGGTGGAGGCCCTGGCCGAGCTCCGGCCCCTCAACGCGGGGGCAGTGGTGGTGGCGGAGACGTTCCACAAGGAGCTGATCGCCGACCGGTATGGCCCGCTCGTTCTGGAGCAGCGGCGAACGTACGGGGAGACCGTGCTCTCCCTGTATCGGTTTGTCCCCGAGGACTCGGGGAGCTAG
- a CDS encoding 5'-nucleotidase SurE: MEKPFILVTNDDGYLSPGLLALRKGLAAVGEPWVLAPDRNWSAASRTRVFHKPLRFSSARLPDGEEVHVTNGAPSDCVLLALLGLAPRRPDLVVAGINMGANIGHDVTYSGTVAAAMEGASAGIPAIAVSLDLGPDEGREGNPDYETAATLTARVARLALAERGALSRILLNVNVPRGVPKGVRVTRLGGKIWSDDLVRGEDPRGRSYYWLSGEMLSSPPPGEEDTDVWAVLSGYVSITPLHLDLTAYPVLNSLRRWEGKALA, encoded by the coding sequence ATGGAGAAGCCGTTCATCTTGGTCACCAACGACGACGGGTACCTCTCTCCTGGTCTGCTCGCCCTACGCAAGGGGCTGGCAGCGGTCGGAGAGCCGTGGGTGCTCGCTCCAGACCGGAATTGGTCTGCAGCATCGCGGACCCGGGTCTTCCACAAGCCGCTGCGGTTCTCGAGTGCTCGGCTGCCCGACGGGGAAGAGGTTCACGTGACGAATGGAGCCCCTTCGGACTGCGTGCTCCTCGCGCTTCTTGGGCTCGCTCCACGGCGGCCGGACCTGGTTGTGGCCGGGATCAACATGGGTGCGAACATCGGCCACGACGTGACCTACTCCGGGACCGTGGCCGCGGCGATGGAGGGCGCGTCGGCGGGGATCCCCGCGATTGCAGTGTCCCTCGACCTCGGCCCCGACGAAGGGCGGGAGGGTAACCCCGACTACGAGACGGCAGCCACCCTCACGGCGCGGGTGGCGCGGCTGGCTCTGGCCGAGCGGGGTGCCTTGAGCCGGATTCTCCTCAATGTCAATGTCCCTCGGGGTGTGCCCAAAGGGGTCCGGGTCACGCGACTCGGGGGAAAGATCTGGTCCGATGACCTCGTTCGGGGCGAGGACCCCCGCGGCCGCTCCTACTATTGGCTGTCAGGCGAGATGCTGTCCTCGCCACCGCCTGGAGAGGAGGACACCGACGTATGGGCCGTCCTGTCCGGGTACGTGTCGATCACCCCCCTCCATCTGGACCTCACCGCCTACCCCGTGCTCAACTCCCTGCGGCGGTGGGAGGGGAAGGCCCTCGCCTGA
- a CDS encoding Heterodimeric efflux ABC transporter, permease/ATP-binding subunit 2, which produces MASEPRGRPQPAGGAPVPRLFGPGPGRGPGMGGARIERARDVRGTLRRLLGYLRPYRGYFAAIFALALVATGLSLVGPFLMGRAIDGAIRGGDPALLLRIVLLMLGTYVAAWGARYAENLILARATQKAMRTLRGDLFAHLQTLPLRFFDARPHGETMSRLTNDMDAINRVLSQNILQLFTGSLTLVGILVMMFALNPLLALGSFVAFPLMLGLVGWVGKRTRSGFREYQKQLGELNGKLEETYSGQRVVLAFAQGESVLGDFDRTNAAVRVAGIRAQSYALLIPPMMGILSNANIAILAGLGGWLTLLGRASVGTIAAFISYSRQFAEPLRMLGDLYNQVQSALAGAERIFATMDTPPDTPDLPDAVRMETVRGHVEFRNVDFSYVPGVPVLREVSLQARPGQTIALVGPTGAGKTTIVNLLTRFYDVDRGEILIDGVDLRRAERASLRRQIGIVLQQTFLFADTVMENIRYGRLDATDDEVIAAATLAHADPFIRKLPDGYGTVLSERGANLSEGQRQLLAIARAVLADPRILVLDEATSSVDTRTEVAIQKALLGLMKGRTSFVIAHRLSTIRNADEVVVIDGGRIVERGTHDALLAARGFYWRLYTSQFRRTPTALRPAGGSAPAV; this is translated from the coding sequence ATGGCCTCTGAGCCGCGCGGGCGCCCCCAGCCGGCGGGAGGGGCCCCAGTCCCCCGGTTGTTCGGACCCGGACCCGGCCGTGGGCCGGGGATGGGCGGGGCGCGGATCGAGCGGGCCCGCGATGTGCGCGGTACGCTCCGGCGCTTGCTCGGCTACCTCCGGCCGTACCGGGGCTACTTCGCCGCGATCTTCGCTCTCGCGCTCGTCGCCACTGGGCTGTCCTTGGTGGGGCCGTTCCTCATGGGCCGAGCGATCGATGGGGCAATCCGCGGGGGGGATCCGGCGCTCCTCCTCCGGATCGTCCTCCTCATGCTCGGAACGTACGTCGCGGCGTGGGGAGCCCGGTACGCGGAGAACCTCATCCTTGCCCGCGCCACCCAGAAGGCGATGCGCACCCTGCGCGGGGACCTCTTCGCCCACCTCCAGACCCTGCCCCTCCGGTTCTTCGACGCCCGTCCCCATGGGGAGACGATGAGCCGGCTTACGAACGACATGGACGCGATCAACCGCGTGCTCTCGCAGAACATCCTCCAGTTGTTCACGGGAAGCCTGACCCTCGTCGGGATCCTCGTGATGATGTTCGCGCTCAACCCGCTCCTCGCCCTCGGGTCGTTCGTCGCGTTCCCGCTCATGCTCGGCCTGGTGGGCTGGGTCGGAAAGCGAACCCGCAGCGGGTTCCGCGAGTACCAGAAGCAGCTCGGCGAGCTCAACGGCAAGCTCGAGGAGACGTACAGCGGTCAACGGGTCGTCCTCGCGTTCGCCCAAGGGGAGAGCGTGCTCGGCGACTTCGACCGCACCAACGCTGCGGTTCGCGTGGCCGGGATCCGCGCCCAGAGCTACGCCTTGCTTATCCCACCGATGATGGGGATTCTCTCCAACGCCAACATCGCGATCCTGGCCGGCCTCGGGGGCTGGCTGACTCTCCTTGGCCGGGCAAGCGTGGGCACGATCGCCGCGTTCATCAGCTACTCCCGCCAGTTTGCCGAGCCGTTGCGGATGCTCGGGGACCTCTACAACCAGGTTCAGTCCGCCCTAGCCGGTGCGGAACGGATCTTCGCGACGATGGACACCCCCCCGGACACGCCCGACCTCCCTGATGCTGTCCGCATGGAGACGGTGCGGGGCCACGTCGAGTTCCGGAACGTGGACTTCAGCTACGTTCCGGGCGTGCCCGTCCTGCGCGAGGTGAGCCTGCAGGCACGACCTGGCCAGACGATCGCCCTCGTCGGTCCGACCGGGGCGGGAAAGACGACGATCGTGAACCTCCTTACTCGGTTCTACGACGTGGATCGGGGGGAGATCCTCATCGATGGGGTGGACCTCCGCCGCGCGGAGCGGGCGAGCCTGCGTCGCCAGATCGGGATCGTCCTCCAGCAGACGTTCCTGTTCGCCGACACCGTGATGGAGAACATCCGCTACGGCCGGCTCGACGCCACCGACGACGAGGTCATCGCCGCGGCGACGCTCGCCCACGCCGACCCGTTCATCCGGAAGCTCCCTGACGGGTACGGGACGGTCCTCTCCGAGCGGGGGGCGAACCTGAGCGAAGGCCAGCGGCAGCTCCTGGCGATTGCCCGCGCTGTGCTCGCCGACCCGCGGATCCTCGTCCTCGACGAGGCGACGAGCAGTGTCGATACCCGAACCGAGGTCGCGATCCAGAAGGCGCTGCTCGGGCTCATGAAGGGACGGACGAGCTTCGTGATCGCCCACCGGCTGTCCACGATCCGCAACGCAGACGAGGTGGTTGTGATCGACGGGGGACGGATCGTGGAGCGGGGGACCCACGATGCGCTCCTCGCCGCACGGGGGTTCTACTGGCGTCTGTACACGAGCCAGTTCCGCCGTACCCCGACTGCCCTCCGCCCCGCCGGCGGGTCCGCTCCAGCCGTTTGA